The Drosophila biarmipes strain raj3 chromosome 2L, RU_DBia_V1.1, whole genome shotgun sequence genome has a window encoding:
- the LOC108034842 gene encoding uncharacterized protein LOC108034842 isoform X2, translating to MSCTTSAKYFPIPCEVLAIMGPSGSGKTTLLDCLSGQRHIDGGSVFLNREPLTKKWRRRIGYVLQEEIFFPQLTLRETVVYTALLRLPESMPRAEKMRQVDHILEALELGCCQQTKFGDYLNRGLSGGEKKRANIACELLTNPLLMLLDEPTSGLDSHSAISLMKVLKRYAQLEQKTIVISVHQPSSQMFHMFDKLLLLHQGRTAYFGDVQNIYRHFEDIGVTIKPHYNPADFVLEQLKSHPDIREKLFIAAKESHGNYLNRNCITSSHNHQASDSEAKGKKQPDSILIDDIINNYYNHRSKRQHHHYENLHHSSNGCQVEEDEEAAQHLVWCAADSQSNFSSCASSDCHSYSAGSGPGHAVDDDWLSYPTSFHTQFCVLSSRNFREAKPRMLSKLNWFQTIGLALMAGAIWFQLPRTEEFLHDLQGWMFFSQTYWMLFALFGALNSFPAEREVVSKERRSGAYRLSAYYLAKMCAELPLVITLPTVYLMISYPMLGCTSLKLFFLMLIFLLINTIVAQSVGFFIGACCMDMNVSITLSALYTLATQLFGGYLSSRIPEGLSWIRYTSMIHYAYQNMQILEFREGAAIGCGSPSSYEICKQQSTEFIPYEEILKAQNSTSPLWLNTLILMMFFLVFRCLGYAVLRYLRCPKKT from the exons ATGTCTTGCACAACGAGCGCCAAATACTTTCCGAT TCCCTGCGAGGTCCTGGCCATCATGGGTCCCTCGGGCAGTGGGAAGACCACGCTGCTGGACTGCCTCAGTGGCCAGAGGCACATAGACGGCGGCAGTGTCTTCCTCAACCGTGAGCCCCTGACCAAGAAGTGGCGCCGCAGGATCGGCTATGTCCTGCAGGAGGAGATCTTCTTCCCCCAGCTGACACTCCGCGAAACGGTGGTCTACACGGCGCTCCTGCGACTGCCGGAATCCATGCCGCGGGCGGAGAAAATGCGTCAGGTGGACCACATTCTGGAGGCCCTAGAACTGGGTTGCTGCCAGCAGACCAAGTTCGGGGACTACCTCAACAGGGGACTCTCGGGTGGCGAGAAGAAGAGGGCGAATATCGCCTGTGAACTTCTCACCAATCCGCTGCTCATGCTCTTGGAT gaACCCACCTCCGGGCTGGACAGCCACTCGGCCATCTCGCTGATGAAGGTCCTGAAGCGGTATGCCCAGCTGGAGCAGAAGACCATCGTGATCAGTGTGCACCAACCCTCCTCGCAGATGTTCCACATGTTCGAcaagctgctcctgctccaccAGGGACGCACCGCCTACTTCGGGGACGTGCAGAATATCTACCGCCACTTCGAGGACATCGGGGTCACCATCAAGCCGCACTACAATCCCGCCGACTTTGTTT TGGAACAACTGAAGTCGCACCCGGATATCCGCGAGAAGCTCTTCATAGCCGCGAAGGAGTCGCACGGGAACTACCTGAACCGCAACTGCATCACGAGTAGCCACAATCACCAAGCCAGCGACTCGGAGGCGAAGGGCAAGAAGCAGCCGGACAGCATCCTTATAGACgatattataaataactaCTATAACCACCGGTCCAAGCGGCAACACCACCACTACGAGAACCTGCACCACTCGAGCAACGGCTGCCAGgtggaggaggacgaggaggcgGCCCAGCACCTAGTGTGGTGTGCCGCAGACTCGCAGTCCAACTTCAGTTCCTGCGCCTCCAGCGATTGTCATTCCTACAGTGCCGGAAGTGGGCCAGGACATGCGGTAGATGACGACTGGCTATCGTATCCCACCAGCTTCCACACCCAGTTCTGCGTCCTCTCGAGCCGCAACTTCAGGGAGGCCAAGCCGCGCATGCTGTCCAAACTCAACTGGTTCCAGACCATCGGACTGGCCCTGATGGCTGGCGCCATTTGGTTCCAACTGCCGCGCACCGAGGAGTTCCTGCACGACCTCCAGGGATGGATGTTCTTCTCGCAGACCTACTGGATGCTCTTCGCCCTCTTCGGGGCCCTCAATTCAT TCCCCGCGGAGCGGGAGGTGGTGAGCAAGGAACGCCGCTCCGGGGCCTATAGACTATCCGCCTATTACCTGGCCAAAATGTGTGCCGAGCTGCCCTTGGTCATCACCCTGCCCACGGTCTACCTCATGATCAGCTATCCCATGCTGGGCTGCACTAG CTTGAAGCTCTTCTTCCTGATGCTCATCTTCCTGCTGATCAACACGATTGTGGCCCAGAGCGTGGGCTTCTTCATCGGAGCCTGCTGCATGGACATGAACGTGAGCATCACCCTGAGTGCCCTCTACACGCTGGCCACCCAGCTCTTCGGGGGATACCTATCCTCCCGCATTCCGGAGGGCCTCAGCTGGATCCGGTACACCTCCATGATCCACTACGCCTACCAGAACATGCAGATCCTCGAGTTCCGAGAGGGTGCGGCCATAGG CTGTGGATCGCCCAGCAGCTACGAGATCTGCAAGCAGCAGTCAACCGAATTCATTCCATACGAGGAAATACTCAAGGCCCAAAACTCGACATCACCGCTCTGGCTGAATACGCTGATCCTGATGATGTTCTTCCTGGTGTTCAGGTGCCTGGGCTACGCGGTGCTGCGCTACCTGCGCTGCCCGAAAAAGACGtga
- the LOC108033570 gene encoding facilitated trehalose transporter Tret1, translating into MLMQLFQRPNCLLNRRNRYQLLTTLLINVISISHGIGIGWLSPTLRKLQSDSPVGFEVSSEFEISWVGSMLGMGSVTGNILIGSLLGRLGSKRCLLFIAIPHSCLWILVYFARSVEYLYVGRLLAGICGGGMYIVHPIFLSEIADANIRGTFSAMVMLSVNVGILVGYIMGTHMSYYSIPWIVLILPLCYLISVLLFIKESPMHLIRIGKYSAAERSFRYYKNIKDSDNIHDQNRAMEEFEIMKIALTKGDPLQDAITFKDFCSRPALRAYGPALVLLLANQFSGLFTMVNYMSEIFARSGSTMDPNTCTIIIGAVQILGTYVTTLLCDICGRKLLMLVSTAGVAISLTAFGFFTKYAESNDVSEYSWLPLLLMSMDIFLGNIGLVGCFFVSLVEMFPVKIRAKAASMAIVVCSSFVFVMLNIFPICMKQWGISATMWSCAGVTAFCFAYFSYFLKETKGKSMLDD; encoded by the exons ATGCTGATGCAATTGTTTCAAAGGCCCAATTGCCTGCTTAATCGCAGGAATCGATACCAGCTGCTGACAACACTGCTAA TTAATGTCATATCCATATCCCATGGCATTGGCATTGGCTGGCTATCTCCCACGCTGAGGAAACTGCAGTCCGACTCGCCCGTAGGCTTTGAGGTCAGTTCCGAGTTCGAGATATCATGGGTGGGCTCCATGTTGGGAATGGGTTCGGTGACGGGCAATATTCTAATAGGTTCCCTCCTCGGACGCCTGGGCAGCAAGAGGTGCCTGCTTTTCATTGCCATTCCCCACTCG TGCCTGTGGATCCTGGTCTACTTCGCCCGGAGTGTGGAGTACCTGTATGTGGGAAGACTCCTAGCTGGCATCTGTGGCGGTGGCATGTACATTGTCCATCCCATTTTCCTCAGTGAAATAGCAGATGCCAA TATCCGAGGAACCTTCTCCGCCATGGTGATGTTATCGGTCAATGTGGGCATACTAGTGGGCTATATAATGGGCACCCACATGTCGTACTACTCGATCCCCTGGATAGTGCTGATACTGCCCCTGTGCTACCTCATTTCCGTGCTGCTGTTCATAAAGGAGTCACCCATGCATCTGATAAGAATTGGAAAGTACTCGGCGGCCGAAAGATCATTTAGATACTACAAGAACATCAAAGACTCTGATAATATACACGATCAGAATAGAGCTATGGAGGAGTTCGAGATCATGAAAATTGCCTTGACGAAAGGAGATCCTTTGCAGGACGCCATTACCTTTAAGGACTTTT GCTCACGACCCGCTCTCAGGGCCTATGGTCCCGCCCTGGTTCTGTTACTAGCCAATCAGTTCAGCGGGCTCTTCACCATGGTCAACTACATGTCGGAGATTTTCGCCAGATCGGGCAGCACTATGGATCCCAATACCTGCACCATCATCATAGGAGCCGTCCAAATCCTGGGCACTTATGTGACCACCTTGCTGTGTGACATTTGTGGGCGCAAGCTCCTCATGTTGGTCTCCACGGCGGGCGTGGCCATTAGCCTGACAGCCTTTGGTTTCTTCACCAAATACGCCGAAAGCAATGATGTGAGTGAATATAGTtggctgcccctgctgctcaTGTCGATGGACATTTTCCTGGGCAACATTGGACTGGTGGGCTGCTTCTTTGTCAGCCTTGTGGAAATGTTTCCCGTGAAG ATACGTGCCAAGGCAGCCTCAATGGCAATTGTAGTCTGCAGCAGCTTTGTCTTCGTCATGCTgaatattttcccaatttGCATGAAACAGTGGGGTATCTCGGCCACTATGTGGTCGTGTGCGGGTGTCACGGCATTTTGCTTTGCTTACTTTTCATATTTCCTCAAGGAAACGAAGGGCAAATCCATGCTGGATGACTAA